In Mastacembelus armatus chromosome 22, fMasArm1.2, whole genome shotgun sequence, a genomic segment contains:
- the iqcc gene encoding IQ domain-containing protein C, with product MDRSKWEKILSCFQAFARGYLVRNEVCRARRDFEDIVKEIDGSLSHVEWKDTVIPMPHFADTHGPFLRPSSFSSKPSDPGLKVSASPHSPVTVRALPQERGRDQHVLEKTEAERDDSQSKGQASPSRDCFLSSHVGRDEEGQKQMEVRNQDEDKDRGMMDSTEDSTSIWSSLDQEMNYSHSHKGSQQYCLAQEVPCTPDDLRLHRNTLTMELVWLQQAIDSRKKYLSLKDSLSVS from the exons ATGGACCGAAGCAAGTGGGAGAAGATACTCAGCTGTTTTCAG GCATTTGCACGTGGATACTTGGTGAGAAACGAAGTCTGTCGTGCAAGACGAGATTTTGAAGACATCGTAAAGGAGATAGATGGGAGCTTGTCCCATGTAGAGTGGAAGGACACGGTCATACCCATGCCCCACTTCGCAGACACT CACGGTCCATTCCTACGACCCAGCAGCTTTTCCAGCAAGCCATCAGATCCTGGACTAAAGGTCAGTGCCAGTCCACATAGCCCAGTAACAGTAAGAGCCTTGCCACAGGAGCGAGGAAGAGATCAGCATGTCCTAGAGAAGACAGAAGCTGAGAGAGATGATTCACAAAGCAAAGGTCAAGCTAGTCCTTCCAGGGACTGTTTCCTCAGCAGCCATGTGGGAAGAGATGAGGAGGGTCAGAAACAGATGGAAGTGAGGAACCAGGATGAAGATAAAGACAGGGGGATGATGGACAGCACAGAAGACTCCACCAGCATCTGGAGCAGTTTGGACCAAGAGATGAACTACAGTCACTCTCACAAAG GTTCCCAGCAGTACTGCTTGGCTCAGGAGGTGCCCTGTACCCCAGATGACCTGCGTCTCCATAGAAACACTCTGACCATGGAGCTAGTCTGGCTCCAACAGGCCATAGACAGCAGGAAAAAG TACCTGTCACTTAAGGATAGTCTGAGCGTATCCTGA
- the dcdc2b gene encoding doublecortin domain-containing protein 2B has protein sequence MAASTAATTLLPPVKSVMVYRNGDPFYSGRRFVINQRQVVTMEAFLNEVTQSIGAPLAIRTLYTPRQGHRVTDLQDIQTGAQYVAAGFERFKKLDYLNTGIKKHHAAREETQAKVTQRPNVSAKWRRFIPVPCIIHVFRNGDLLCPPFRFIIPRTMQQDLEQILSLVSEKVSLRTGAVRRLCSLEGVTVSSAGELESGHCYVAVGTERFKKLPYVELLVSKAKERYYPGKRRLLRRTENRKAGPEDQYSDSALLNSPESDGRRVKSTGDEAENRQATQQRSRREGADEISMFFARPVKIRKNRGRTRLPLNDVQPSVFKRAARKRREEVRGAEEVQEDENTATELPIDQRVAEIVEDEELNNTDDLLHNTQQVGRIQIIFIFIATLAYR, from the exons ATGGCTGCCAGCACTGCAGCCACAACTCTTCTGCCTCCAGTGAAGAGTGTGATGGTGTATAGGAATGGAGACCCCTTCTACAGTGGACGGAGGTTTGTGATCAACCAGCGACAGGTGGTCACTATGGAGGCCTTCCTGAATGAAGTGACCCAAAGCATTGGTGCTCCACTTGCCATCAGGACCCTGTACACCCCAAGGCAGGGCCACCGGGTCACTGACCTGCAGGACATTCAGACAGGAGCTCAGTATGTTGCTGCTGGCTTTGAAAGGTTTAAGAAACTGGA TTACCTGAACACAGGAATAAAAAAGCACCATGCTGCCCGTGAGGAAACCCAG GCAAAAGTAACCCAGAGGCCAAATGTCTCAGCCAAATGGAGGAGGTTTATACCTGTACCTTGCATTATACA TGTTTTCCGTAATGGAGATCTACTGTGTCCACCATTTCGATTCATCATCCCTCGGACCATGCAGCAGGACCTGGAGCAGATCCTGAGTCTAGTCTCAGAGAAGGTCAGCCTACGAACCGGAGCTGTGCGCAg GTTGTGCTCTTTGGAAGGAGTCACTGTGTCCTCAGCTGGAGAGCTGGAGTCTGGGCACTGCTATGTTGCCGTGGGAACGGAGAGGTTCAAGAAACTGCCCTACGTGGAGCTGTTGGTGTCAAAAGCTAAGGAGAG atactACCCAGGAAAGAGAAGGTTGCTGAGGAGAACTGAG aaCAGGAAAGCAGGTCCCGAAGACCAATACAGTGACTCAGCTCTCCTCAATTCCCCAGAG TCAGATGGTCGGAGGGTGAAGTCGACAGGAGATGAAGCTGAAAACCGACAAGCTACAcagcagaggagcaggagagagggagcagaTGAAATATCTATGTTCTTTGCCAGGCCGGTCAAGATCCGCAAAAATAGAGGAAGAACAAGACTGCCACTAAATGATG TCCAGCCCAGCGTCTTTAAAAGAGCAGCAcgaaagaggagagaggaggtacGAGGGGCTGAAGAAGTCCAGGAGGATGAAAACACAGCTACAGAGCTTCCTATTGACCAG AGAGTTGCAGAAATAGTGGAGGATGAAGAGCTAAACAACACAGATGACCTTCTGCACAACACACAGCAGGTAGGCAGGATtcaaataatttttatatttattgctACTTTAGCTTATCGATGA